The genomic interval TTGTGCATTACACAAACAACATATGCCATCAGCTGCCACAAGAAAAGATTGCAAGTGATGGCGCTCAGCAAATGGAATGTAATTTGAAAGAAGAGCCATCGCATGAACCCTTAAATGTACTGACATATCAGATGAGGCCAGTACAACAACTTCATCCCAAGTACTAGAAACCAGACGAGATAAAACATAATCAGGAATGGATAAAACTAACTTATTTGGAATGAAGTCAGAGCAAATTTTAGAGTTCATCACAGCTCTTTCTCCGTTTGTACACTGGCCAAGAAGTATTCCCAAATGCTTAACTGCTATAAAACGTTGCTCAGGTTCGGCATGGACCAGCAGTGTACAAAATAGGTCAATAAGAGGAACTTCACTTTCTTGAATGTTATAGATGCCTCTAGCAATTAAAGAAGTTAACCACTTATCACTCTGCACACGCCAAGAGATTTTTGGCGCACAGcaagaaacattttttattgtggAACAGATGATGCCTACCACACCATCCAGGCAAAAGCTATATGGCACTCCAAGTAAACAATCAAGCATCAAGCAAGAAACTTCCCAGCAACTGCTTTCTTGAAGCATAACAGCCAATTCACAAAGGCCTTGAAGACCAATTCTCCAATGAAGTGTGAACATGTCAGATGACTCGATTGAAGAATTTTGATCATCTTCAGCTTTATGAAACTTTTGAGAAACTGATGTCAAACATTTTGAAAAGACATAGCATTCGGCTGATGCTATTGATACTTTTCTACTTATTTGAGGATGAAGATTCCAACAGCGCTCAATAGCTGGATTAAAGTTTGAAATGAGACCCTCTATGTCCTTACAAAATCCTTCTAAATAATCAGAAGGTATTTCACAATGACCAACATCAGCAATAGAGTTGTTACTATCTACATTATGAACATCACTCTCATAAACAATGAGACAGACATCACTAAGAAACCATGAATTTGGTTTTAAGTTATCTTCAGAAAGTCCATCACCATTTGAATGAGGATAGGGGGATAGCTGAAGAGGAACCACACCCAATTCTTTTAAGTTATTCACTAATAGTAATTTGCAATTATCCATAACACATTGAAATGCACTGAGATAATCAAAGAAAGAAGTTGTTGGGGCAAAAGCTGTAAAGTTTGCCAGATTTAATAAAGACTGCAAAAACTCCCTCCTATATCGAAGAGATAAATCAGGAAAGATTGAtgccaaaataaaaatagccaGTGCTGTATTGTATCCTTTATCTTCAGAATTGTGCTCGACCTcactcttttgttttattttcatgagaAGAGTGTTAAAGCACAATTCCTCAAAATTCAGACAAGAATCACCATCCAATAAATTTTCATCATGAGAAATCTTGGACAAAGAATAAGAAAGGATAGGTTTCAACAAACGCAAAACAGAATCAAGAAATGACACATCACAGTACGTAGAACTTGAGAGTGACACAAGCACTTGAACTAGCTTGGGAGCCTCTGGAACCATAGCTTCCATGTGTTCAACTATAATAGCTTCAAGTATATAAAGGATTATGGCTCTGGCATTCTTAGCATTATAACCTTTTAAATGATCACTTCCAATtgaagaagcaaaagaaaatggCCACAAACACAACTCTGAAAACCAACACAAAACATCAGGCACCAGAGTGGAAGGAACAGATCTCAGCTGCAAACCAACAGCTTCTAAAATGGCTTCTCCAAAAGATTTGAATTTCCTTTTCATATTAGGAAAGAACTTCCAGAGCTCCGGATATATTGCACAAAAGGATCGTTCCTCATCACATTGATTACCTCGTTCAAACTCTGTTTTAGCAGAACTGTTTTCAACCTGTGAATCTTCAACTTTTAGCTCTTCATACTTTTTACTGacaacatcatcaacaacagcTAGGTCATCAGCAAAAATGGATAGTAAAGATGTCAGCTGAGACAGATCAAATGCAAGGAAAATGTGGTCTTTCAAATACTGTTTTGCATTACGAGATATTGCCATCCAACCAAGAAATCTAACCAAAGGGTATAAAGAAccagaaaaatgagaaattcTCTTCATCCATGCTGAAGAAGGAATTAAATTTCCACACaagtaattattttgtatattatttccAAAATGATGCTCTTCACCTCCACCACTTGCTGCGATTACCAATCTCTGTAGCAGTAACCAACGTCGCTCTACCCCTTTCATTCTTTCCTGTGTTAAATTCAAACTACTTTCTTTCAGCTGGTGATGAAAAGATGCCAGCAGCCTGTTCAAGTCTTcagtatattttataatgatatcAATCACATGTTCTGGAGGACAATATAATTTAGTGCCAGTGTGCAAAAAGTACACAAGACTCTGCAGGAGAATTTCATGCATTGAGATTTGGTCTCCCTGCAACCGTTGGATCAAAAAATTACATAGTAGGGCTTGGTTTTGCCGAACTAAGGTTAGAGCATCAGCATATTGTACATCTAGGGGAGACAGTTTTATAATCTGTTCATCAAAACCTTCAGCAGAATAAGGACCAATTTCTCCACCAGATACTCTTACGTTATATTTCCTGTCCAATTCAGCTGCCTCAAGCAGTATCTCAAAAACAAGtttatctctttttctctctatatGTGCAATAGTGTCTAGATTAGGTTTATTCTTTCCAGAAGTTCTTTTCACTTTAGCTTTATCACGAGGATGCGCTGTTTTAAATTCATTGATGTTCAACAAGTCAGTAAGTTTTGAAGAGGCTCcaatagaagaaataaaataaggatttaCATGACATTCGGCAGCTAACAACAGAGCATCAATTGCAGCATCATGGCTTTCAATAGTGACATCACTCTGAGAATGCAAATCTAAAGCCAGGCGTCTAAACTCAGAAGCACGAAGTTCAGAATCATTATAGTTCAGAAGTTGGAAATAATCTGCCTGCACGTTGAAGTATTCAAAACCAAGGCCAGCATCCAagatattattaagaaaatgatCGGTGGAATGTTTCTCAGCCATGTTTTTCGATTCCAAGTTCATATCACCAATGCTAGAAATAGAGCTATTTTGCTTAGGAACATTAGAGAAATTTGTCAAGGTCATACTCTGCAGTTCGGGTGGGGAAAAAAGTAGACTACGATCTTCAGCAGAATCAGATTTTCCTGCTGTTTCTGAAACATCTGTTTTTCCATCAGAATCATCTTGACCAATTGACTTAGAAAAAGTACCTCCACCATTAATGCCAGAGGAAAGAGGTGAAATAGATGCAGTTTCATGGTCAGTTGGTCGTAAAACTGACTTGCAAAGGTCAACATCAGGTGGCAAAAACATGTGCGGTTCCAATATTGATAGAAGCACACTGCAGATATAAAGTAAATGTGTAAAACTAAAGAAATCTGCTTAGTTTCtaagaatttattattattaaacttgGTACATTAATGGAATGGACAATTAATTTGTCTTGTTAGTTTTTAGTCATTAAAAAGAACTATCATATTCATAAAGAGATCCACATGCATTTTATCTGGGCATTGaaaatttttatctaatatttctCTATCTACCTGATGtacacatatacatacatatacatataaaagtCTTAAAAGAAGTTTAATCCTAATTCTTTGTTGCAACATGTTTACCCATTTATATACATGTAAAAAGCTATTGTTTATGAATGGGAATAAgctacaaataataaaatatttacttttggTTTATCTTccatgtaaatatataaaagataagcCACAAGATAAATTTTCTATCCAAAATATCAACTATATTTTCTACAGTACAGTACAGCAAAGACATGAAGTGACGCCATACCTAGGAGCCACAGATCCATTCCTCCATTCTGATTCCAACGAAGGCAGCACAGCTGGCTTTCGTACAGCAGTACGGATGATATTTAGAGCAATTGTACAATTCTGTTCTTGCTTTTCTGGAAATGAGGAAGCTAAATCTCCAAATGCTATTTTGCTTTTTGACACAGCTATTGCAGGATCAAGAAAAGGATCCAGCATCTCAACAAGAAAGAGGATTTTGTGTTTAACTTCCTGGAGAGACATTAAATAGTTTTGACATTAGTTGGGTCTTTTTTGTTTGTCAGGAAAAATGAAAAGCAACAACTTCACAGATAAAGCACTAAATCATTCACCATTTCATCACCAGCAAATCAATAaggaaaaaaagtaaagataatGAAATTCTAAAAGACAAAAGTTATTGGCCAATGAGATGTTTATACTACTTACAACTCTCTGTTGGAGTTTACAGAGAAGAGAGACAGAactgaagaaagaaaatttgatttttcattcCATTTAGAATTCTGTtacaacaaatattatatagcTACAGGAAGCTTGATCTACAATGAACAGAAACAGTTACAGCCAGCAACCACAAACATGTTAGCTCACTGAACTAACTGATTGCACTACAAGGAACAGAAACAGTGCTGCCAGCGACACCTTATCAGCTGGCTGGACCAACCTAACTCAATACAAAACTCACACTCAATGGTGgttgttagatatattagattattaaatatcttagatagatattttatctttattttttatcttcaactcaTACTCTTTTAATTCATGGTGAGGTTCCTCAATAATTTTTGGCATGATGTTATTCTTACTACATATGATCTAATTAATCACATGTTGTCTTCggttttagataataaaatacctcattctattttattttctcatgaGCTTCTTCATCCCTTACCTCTAAAAGTTTTTGAACCTgcatgttttgttcataattttaatcCTAGTATTGATAAGTTATTATTAGACCAGAAAAAGGATACAAgggtttttctccttctcttatATGCTAATTTGTTTGTATAGATGCCACCTTTAATAagtcttttttttactttaaatataattctgTTAGGTATGAGTTTGGAACCTAACAAGAACAGTAACAGTAGATAGAAAACAGTAAAGAAAGAATGAGATTTGTCCATTATTCACTGTGAAAGTACTCTTTACAAGAATGGG from Vigna radiata var. radiata cultivar VC1973A chromosome 9, Vradiata_ver6, whole genome shotgun sequence carries:
- the LOC106774021 gene encoding uncharacterized protein LOC106774021 isoform X1, encoding MEVELEPRVKALPFKVKATSRESPSQKALHVLDTDLRTHWSTATNTKEWILLELDEPCLLSHIRIYNKSVLEWEIAVGLRYKPETFQKVRPRCEAPRRDMTYPTSYTPCRYVRISCLRGNPIAIFFVQLIGVSVPGLEAEFQPVVNYLLPHILSHKQDPHDIHLQLLQDVTSRLLVFLPQLETELSSFPDNPESNLRFLAMLAGPLYPILHVVNERTNSKPPGNITDLDVSKSSQLSPILTVSSNFEPRRSRSTSPLILSPYRAIVFRPDAIFVLLRKAYKYSELGSVCRMASKIMLKLINPDTDHDISNPLDEVTSLLEDKLNLELSSPLTLVDYSNLFGDEFRMQDEQWDCSYLNVLDMAVVEEGILHVLYSCASQPVLCSKLAERSSDFWAALPLIQALLPALRPWVSNSFDVVDDTFSQWKQPIVQQALSQIVATATSATYRTLVHACAGYLTSYSPSHARAACVLIDLCSGVLAPWMTQVIAKVDLALELLEDLLGIIQDAHNSLVRARAALKYIVLALSGHMDDILGKYKEVKHKILFLVEMLDPFLDPAIAVSKSKIAFGDLASSFPEKQEQNCTIALNIIRTAVRKPAVLPSLESEWRNGSVAPSVLLSILEPHMFLPPDVDLCKSVLRPTDHETASISPLSSGINGGGTFSKSIGQDDSDGKTDVSETAGKSDSAEDRSLLFSPPELQSMTLTNFSNVPKQNSSISSIGDMNLESKNMAEKHSTDHFLNNILDAGLGFEYFNVQADYFQLLNYNDSELRASEFRRLALDLHSQSDVTIESHDAAIDALLLAAECHVNPYFISSIGASSKLTDLLNINEFKTAHPRDKAKVKRTSGKNKPNLDTIAHIERKRDKLVFEILLEAAELDRKYNVRVSGGEIGPYSAEGFDEQIIKLSPLDVQYADALTLVRQNQALLCNFLIQRLQGDQISMHEILLQSLVYFLHTGTKLYCPPEHVIDIIIKYTEDLNRLLASFHHQLKESSLNLTQERMKGVERRWLLLQRLVIAASGGGEEHHFGNNIQNNYLCGNLIPSSAWMKRISHFSGSLYPLVRFLGWMAISRNAKQYLKDHIFLAFDLSQLTSLLSIFADDLAVVDDVVSKKYEELKVEDSQVENSSAKTEFERGNQCDEERSFCAIYPELWKFFPNMKRKFKSFGEAILEAVGLQLRSVPSTLVPDVLCWFSELCLWPFSFASSIGSDHLKGYNAKNARAIILYILEAIIVEHMEAMVPEAPKLVQVLVSLSSSTYCDVSFLDSVLRLLKPILSYSLSKISHDENLLDGDSCLNFEELCFNTLLMKIKQKSEVEHNSEDKGYNTALAIFILASIFPDLSLRYRREFLQSLLNLANFTAFAPTTSFFDYLSAFQCVMDNCKLLLVNNLKELGVVPLQLSPYPHSNGDGLSEDNLKPNSWFLSDVCLIVYESDVHNVDSNNSIADVGHCEIPSDYLEGFCKDIEGLISNFNPAIERCWNLHPQISRKVSIASAECYVFSKCLTSVSQKFHKAEDDQNSSIESSDMFTLHWRIGLQGLCELAVMLQESSCWEVSCLMLDCLLGVPYSFCLDGVVGIICSTIKNVSCCAPKISWRVQSDKWLTSLIARGIYNIQESEVPLIDLFCTLLVHAEPEQRFIAVKHLGILLGQCTNGERAVMNSKICSDFIPNKLVLSIPDYVLSRLVSSTWDEVVVLASSDMSVHLRVHAMALLSNYIPFAERHHLQSFLVAADGICCLCNAQPSQDGPFLQLSLTLIAYACLYSPAEDISLIPQNLWENIETLGSTKHDGKLGDLEKRTCQVLCRLRDEGDDAKEALKEVLTSYSSKQYDPDFANTRESINQVLGNLTAVHSYFDLFSWKIEQDDMELEEAELELDIIRKEHSLPGRMEDSKELSQIPANKKDVSRLQQIKECIHSLEKSKLKEDIAARRQKKLLMRQARQKHLEEVALREAELLQELDRERTVEMEKELERQRLLEIERAKTKELRYNLDMEKERQTQRELQREIEQAESGLRPSRRDFSSSTQNSRPRDRFRERENGRSGNEGSTRAGSGSLQSEIPSTSSSIVPSPTIVLSGSRTFTGQLPTILQSRDRQDDTGSMYEENVDGSKDSGDTSSIGDPELVSAFEGPSSGYGSQRHSSRGSKSRQLGERRDRDSRREGKWERKHS
- the LOC106774021 gene encoding uncharacterized protein LOC106774021 isoform X2, with the protein product MEVELEPRVKALPFKVKATSRESPSQKALHVLDTDLRTHWSTATNTKEWILLELDEPCLLSHIRIYNKSVLEWEIAVGLRYKPETFQKVRPRCEAPRRDMTYPTSYTPCRYVRISCLRGNPIAIFFVQLIGVSVPGLEAEFQPVVNYLLPHILSHKQDPHDIHLQLLQDVTSRLLVFLPQLETELSSFPDNPESNLRFLAMLAGPLYPILHVVNERTNSKPPGNITDLDVSKSSQLSPILTVSSNFEPRRSRSTSPLILSPYRAIVFRPDAIFVLLRKAYKYSELGSVCRMASKIMLKLINPDTDHDISNPLDEVTSLLEDKLNLELSSPLTLVDYSNLFGDEFRMQDEQWDCSYLNVLDMAVVEEGILHVLYSCASQPVLCSKLAERSSDFWAALPLIQALLPALRPWVSNSFDVVDDTFSQWKQPIVQQALSQIVATATSATYRTLVHACAGYLTSYSPSHARAACVLIDLCSGVLAPWMTQVIAKVDLALELLEDLLGIIQDAHNSLVRARAALKYIVLALSGHMDDILGKYKEVKHKILFLVEMLDPFLDPAIAVSKSKIAFGDLASSFPEKQEQNCTIALNIIRTAVRKPAVLPSLESEWRNGSVAPSVLLSILEPHMFLPPDVDLCKSVLRPTDHETASISPLSSGINGGGTFSKSIGQDDSDGKTDVSETAGKSDSAEDRSLLFSPPELQSMTLTNFSNVPKQNSSISSIGDMNLESKNMAEKHSTDHFLNNILDAGLGFEYFNVQADYFQLLNYNDSELRASEFRRLALDLHSQSDVTIESHDAAIDALLLAAECHVNPYFISSIGASSKLTDLLNINEFKTAHPRDKAKVKRTSGKNKPNLDTIAHIERKRDKLVFEILLEAAELDRKYNVRVSGGEIGPYSAEGFDEQIIKLSPLDVQYADALTLVRQNQALLCNFLIQRLQGDQISMHEILLQSLVYFLHTGTKLYCPPEHVIDIIIKYTEDLNRLLASFHHQLKESSLNLTQERMKGVERRWLLLQRLVIAASGGGEEHHFGNNIQNNYLCGNLIPSSAWMKRISHFSGSLYPLVRFLGWMAISRNAKQYLKDHIFLAFDLSQLTSLLSIFADDLAVVDDVVSKKYEELKVEDSQVENSSAKTEFERGNQCDEERSFCAIYPELWKFFPNMKRKFKSFGEAILEAVGLQLRSVPSTLVPDVLCWFSELCLWPFSFASSIGSDHLKGYNAKNARAIILYILEAIIVEHMEAMVPEAPKLVQVLVSLSSSTYCDVSFLDSVLRLLKPILSYSLSKISHDENLLDGDSCLNFEELCFNTLLMKIKQKSEVEHNSEDKGYNTALAIFILASIFPDLSLRYRREFLQSLLNLANFTAFAPTTSFFDYLSAFQCVMDNCKLLLVNNLKELGVVPLQLSPYPHSNGDGLSEDNLKPNSWFLSDVCLIVYESDVHNVDSNNSIADVGHCEIPSDYLEGFCKDIEGLISNFNPAIERCWNLHPQISRKVSIASAECYVFSKCLTSVSQKFHKAEDDQNSSIESSDMFTLHWRIGLQGLCELAVMLQESSCWEVSCLMLDCLLGVPYSFCLDGVVGIICSTIKNVSCCAPKISWRVQSDKWLTSLIARGIYNIQESEVPLIDLFCTLLVHAEPEQRFIAVKHLGILLGQCTNGERAVMNSKICSDFIPNKLVLSIPDYVLSRLVSSTWDEVVVLASSDMSVHLRVHAMALLSNYIPFAERHHLQSFLVAADGICCLCNAQPSQDGPFLQLSLTLIAYACLYSPAEDISLIPQNLWENIETLGSTKHDGKLGDLEKRTCQVLCRLRDEGDDAKEALKEVLTSYSSKQYDPDFANTRESINQVLGNLTAVHSYFDLFSWKIEQDDMELEEAELELDIIRKEHSLPGRMEDSKELSQIPANKKDVSRLQQIKECIHSLEKSKLKEDIAARRQKKLLMRQARQKHLEEVALREAELLQELDRERTVEMEKELERQRLLEIERAKTKELRYNLDMEKERQTQRELQREIEQAESGLRPSRRDFSSSTQNSRPRDRFRERENGRSGNEGSTRAGSRTFTGQLPTILQSRDRQDDTGSMYEENVDGSKDSGDTSSIGDPELVSAFEGPSSGYGSQRHSSRGSKSRQLGERRDRDSRREGKWERKHS
- the LOC106774021 gene encoding uncharacterized protein LOC106774021 isoform X3; this encodes MLAGPLYPILHVVNERTNSKPPGNITDLDVSKSSQLSPILTVSSNFEPRRSRSTSPLILSPYRAIVFRPDAIFVLLRKAYKYSELGSVCRMASKIMLKLINPDTDHDISNPLDEVTSLLEDKLNLELSSPLTLVDYSNLFGDEFRMQDEQWDCSYLNVLDMAVVEEGILHVLYSCASQPVLCSKLAERSSDFWAALPLIQALLPALRPWVSNSFDVVDDTFSQWKQPIVQQALSQIVATATSATYRTLVHACAGYLTSYSPSHARAACVLIDLCSGVLAPWMTQVIAKVDLALELLEDLLGIIQDAHNSLVRARAALKYIVLALSGHMDDILGKYKEVKHKILFLVEMLDPFLDPAIAVSKSKIAFGDLASSFPEKQEQNCTIALNIIRTAVRKPAVLPSLESEWRNGSVAPSVLLSILEPHMFLPPDVDLCKSVLRPTDHETASISPLSSGINGGGTFSKSIGQDDSDGKTDVSETAGKSDSAEDRSLLFSPPELQSMTLTNFSNVPKQNSSISSIGDMNLESKNMAEKHSTDHFLNNILDAGLGFEYFNVQADYFQLLNYNDSELRASEFRRLALDLHSQSDVTIESHDAAIDALLLAAECHVNPYFISSIGASSKLTDLLNINEFKTAHPRDKAKVKRTSGKNKPNLDTIAHIERKRDKLVFEILLEAAELDRKYNVRVSGGEIGPYSAEGFDEQIIKLSPLDVQYADALTLVRQNQALLCNFLIQRLQGDQISMHEILLQSLVYFLHTGTKLYCPPEHVIDIIIKYTEDLNRLLASFHHQLKESSLNLTQERMKGVERRWLLLQRLVIAASGGGEEHHFGNNIQNNYLCGNLIPSSAWMKRISHFSGSLYPLVRFLGWMAISRNAKQYLKDHIFLAFDLSQLTSLLSIFADDLAVVDDVVSKKYEELKVEDSQVENSSAKTEFERGNQCDEERSFCAIYPELWKFFPNMKRKFKSFGEAILEAVGLQLRSVPSTLVPDVLCWFSELCLWPFSFASSIGSDHLKGYNAKNARAIILYILEAIIVEHMEAMVPEAPKLVQVLVSLSSSTYCDVSFLDSVLRLLKPILSYSLSKISHDENLLDGDSCLNFEELCFNTLLMKIKQKSEVEHNSEDKGYNTALAIFILASIFPDLSLRYRREFLQSLLNLANFTAFAPTTSFFDYLSAFQCVMDNCKLLLVNNLKELGVVPLQLSPYPHSNGDGLSEDNLKPNSWFLSDVCLIVYESDVHNVDSNNSIADVGHCEIPSDYLEGFCKDIEGLISNFNPAIERCWNLHPQISRKVSIASAECYVFSKCLTSVSQKFHKAEDDQNSSIESSDMFTLHWRIGLQGLCELAVMLQESSCWEVSCLMLDCLLGVPYSFCLDGVVGIICSTIKNVSCCAPKISWRVQSDKWLTSLIARGIYNIQESEVPLIDLFCTLLVHAEPEQRFIAVKHLGILLGQCTNGERAVMNSKICSDFIPNKLVLSIPDYVLSRLVSSTWDEVVVLASSDMSVHLRVHAMALLSNYIPFAERHHLQSFLVAADGICCLCNAQPSQDGPFLQLSLTLIAYACLYSPAEDISLIPQNLWENIETLGSTKHDGKLGDLEKRTCQVLCRLRDEGDDAKEALKEVLTSYSSKQYDPDFANTRESINQVLGNLTAVHSYFDLFSWKIEQDDMELEEAELELDIIRKEHSLPGRMEDSKELSQIPANKKDVSRLQQIKECIHSLEKSKLKEDIAARRQKKLLMRQARQKHLEEVALREAELLQELDRERTVEMEKELERQRLLEIERAKTKELRYNLDMEKERQTQRELQREIEQAESGLRPSRRDFSSSTQNSRPRDRFRERENGRSGNEGSTRAGSGSLQSEIPSTSSSIVPSPTIVLSGSRTFTGQLPTILQSRDRQDDTGSMYEENVDGSKDSGDTSSIGDPELVSAFEGPSSGYGSQRHSSRGSKSRQLGERRDRDSRREGKWERKHS